Proteins from a genomic interval of Desulfofustis limnaeus:
- a CDS encoding MFS transporter, translating into MLQLVRTHIDYRWFFIGQVVSQLGDRIHSLALLWLVYSWSGSAAAVGGVMVATSLPGVLFSPLAGSLCDRVSKRTLMIAADLIRFVTVMLLALTAWTGWLNYPILIGATIVISLAGATFNPAALALIPALVPHRLLTQANAMNQLSGSGSAVLGPLFGSLLIAAIGVPLAFFGNGLSFLTSWFCVSRIKIEEPPVAASSLWQDMRDGFSAVVGNQLIKSLLPPIAVVNFFFAAVVVVIPVLAEGVFQRGSTGLGILMSTFGGGMLVGTLLLSLIRSVPRGPVLITAFLLMGSAFLLVGLSTTFTIALAALFTAGCCLTSINILLIVLFQTILPSEFRGKVMALVSATALSLQPIAYGLTGIALELLSPSLVLISSGLVIAGSGCYLWFCRPLRTIQP; encoded by the coding sequence ATGCTCCAGTTAGTGCGTACTCACATAGATTACCGGTGGTTTTTCATCGGCCAGGTGGTCTCGCAGCTGGGTGATCGAATTCACTCGCTCGCTTTGCTTTGGCTGGTCTACTCCTGGTCCGGTTCGGCCGCAGCGGTCGGTGGCGTCATGGTTGCCACTAGTCTACCGGGGGTTCTGTTTTCACCGTTGGCGGGCAGCCTCTGTGACCGGGTCAGCAAGCGCACCCTGATGATCGCCGCCGACCTGATCCGTTTCGTCACCGTTATGCTGCTCGCACTCACCGCCTGGACAGGCTGGCTGAATTACCCGATCCTGATCGGGGCAACGATCGTCATTTCCCTTGCCGGCGCCACCTTCAATCCTGCCGCTCTGGCTTTGATCCCGGCCCTGGTGCCCCACCGACTGCTGACTCAAGCCAACGCGATGAACCAGCTCAGCGGTAGTGGCAGCGCCGTATTAGGACCCCTCTTCGGCAGCCTGCTCATCGCTGCCATTGGCGTGCCCCTAGCCTTTTTCGGTAACGGGTTATCCTTTCTAACCTCCTGGTTCTGCGTGAGTCGCATTAAGATCGAAGAGCCACCTGTCGCAGCTTCTTCATTGTGGCAGGATATGCGCGACGGCTTCTCGGCCGTGGTCGGCAATCAGCTTATCAAGTCGCTCCTTCCTCCCATTGCCGTGGTCAATTTTTTCTTCGCTGCCGTGGTGGTAGTCATCCCGGTCCTTGCCGAGGGAGTTTTTCAGCGCGGCTCTACTGGACTGGGCATACTGATGAGTACGTTCGGCGGCGGCATGCTGGTCGGAACCCTGCTTCTGTCGTTGATTCGCTCCGTACCACGGGGCCCGGTCCTGATCACCGCTTTCCTGCTCATGGGGAGTGCCTTTCTGCTCGTTGGACTCAGCACCACCTTCACCATCGCGCTGGCGGCACTCTTTACGGCCGGTTGCTGCCTGACCAGTATCAACATCCTCCTGATCGTGCTCTTCCAGACCATCCTGCCCTCCGAGTTCCGCGGCAAGGTAATGGCCTTGGTTAGCGCCACCGCACTATCACTGCAACCAATCGCCTACGGACTGACCGGTATCGCCCTGGAGCTCTTATCCCCTTCTCTGGTACTGATCTCAAGCGGTCTGGTTATCGCCGGATCAGGATGTTATCTGTGGTTCTGCCGACCGCTTCGCACCATTCAACCTTAA
- a CDS encoding phenylacetate--CoA ligase family protein has product MNLWHHQWPAIATVLAHADRSPFYRQKYGRTSPVAPEDFQNLPVLTRQELYENSYPKSLAMLSCPLEGMIVTSTGGSSGLARYTLLTHQEWLAFASVQAEAMKTLGITSRDVVANLLMAGSLWPSFIGVHDVIRIVGATHLPISANIDLDRIIRFCKEFQPTVLLSLPTLFVFLADKALQEGLRFPRLRMIAYAGEHMSKEAREHIGRALGISTIKALAYTSADAGLMGYQCAHCAAGTYHLPRDFQCIETVDPETLAPCSPEQPGEILVTNLARFSMPIIRYRIGDLATMHGSLCPCGDPNPLFSLQGRAGEDFKLGGGYISMGVVEAAVANYCGGLGTISLNHLLELEDRGNQMEVRLYVEAGDPEQAKAQASSLAAALCTAIPEVQVGLDKRYIRELAVTFVPLGSLERSPITGKVKRLNDKRVQE; this is encoded by the coding sequence ATGAACCTGTGGCACCACCAATGGCCGGCAATCGCCACGGTACTCGCCCATGCCGATCGGTCTCCCTTCTACCGGCAGAAGTATGGTCGGACGTCCCCTGTCGCACCGGAAGACTTTCAGAACCTGCCGGTCCTGACTCGACAGGAACTCTACGAGAATTCCTATCCCAAATCACTGGCGATGCTCTCTTGTCCTCTGGAGGGTATGATCGTCACCTCCACCGGGGGGTCATCCGGCCTGGCCCGCTACACCCTGCTCACCCACCAGGAATGGCTTGCCTTCGCCTCGGTTCAGGCCGAAGCCATGAAAACTCTTGGGATCACCAGCCGGGATGTGGTCGCCAACCTGCTGATGGCCGGCAGCCTGTGGCCCTCTTTTATCGGCGTCCACGACGTGATCCGCATCGTCGGGGCCACTCACCTGCCCATCTCAGCCAATATCGACCTGGACCGGATCATTCGCTTCTGCAAGGAATTTCAACCGACGGTCCTGCTCTCACTGCCAACCTTGTTTGTCTTTTTGGCCGACAAGGCGTTGCAGGAAGGCCTCCGGTTCCCGCGACTGCGCATGATCGCCTATGCCGGCGAGCACATGAGTAAAGAGGCGCGCGAACACATCGGTCGCGCCCTGGGGATCAGCACCATCAAGGCGCTGGCCTATACCAGCGCCGATGCCGGCCTGATGGGCTACCAGTGTGCCCACTGCGCGGCAGGTACCTATCACCTACCTCGGGATTTTCAATGTATCGAGACGGTCGATCCGGAGACTCTCGCCCCCTGCTCCCCGGAACAACCGGGTGAAATTCTGGTCACCAACCTGGCCCGGTTCTCCATGCCGATCATCCGCTACCGGATCGGCGACCTGGCCACCATGCATGGCTCTCTCTGCCCGTGTGGTGACCCGAACCCGCTGTTCTCGCTCCAGGGACGAGCTGGAGAAGATTTCAAGTTGGGGGGGGGCTATATCTCGATGGGGGTGGTGGAGGCCGCAGTTGCCAACTATTGCGGCGGTCTCGGCACCATCAGCCTCAACCACCTCCTTGAACTGGAAGATCGGGGGAACCAGATGGAGGTGCGCTTGTATGTCGAGGCCGGCGACCCGGAGCAAGCCAAGGCTCAGGCCAGCTCATTGGCCGCGGCACTGTGCACGGCCATCCCGGAAGTGCAGGTGGGCTTGGACAAGAGGTATATCCGGGAACTGGCAGTAACCTTCGTTCCCTTGGGCAGTCTGGAGCGCAGCCCGATCACCGGCAAGGTTAAACGACTCAACGACAAACGGGTCCAGGAGTGA
- a CDS encoding acyl-CoA reductase produces MEFYLFGSCIERNEPVDETLMRQVLHQAREVQTSLQSVDHRAIIDLLDALADRWQDPQYPYRRQALEQLPTRIRFSVPMIEAGIDTMIGLLRKENLYARLDCDLGDRRFLQDWTMDSHFNGLIKAQPLGIVAHVSAGNVFVGGVDSLIQGIVTKNVNIMKMSTVDPLFPVLFARSLLDLDSTGVVGRSLALLTWKGGDESVEEVLKQHCDGIVVYGGKQTVHSYRHHLGLHTRLIEYGPKYSFVLVDKTELHKRGLKNTAHQIARDGVMWEQSACSSPHVVYINDRQAARELLEALAESFEEWAGIYPPGPLTDDEATEITKVRELARAEKALGVGDYRFSPHLSWTIVIKEDDAFETSCLHRTLLIKPVANLDVALAAVEQMGHYIQTVALVTDEKTARTAATRLANHGADRFVEPGRMAVRKHGTPHDGTRGLAELVRWVSLARDQYELPVHDCRWRPYSAEEDRFDFIEPSQRQAMVLSRLTTLVEQCRRQSPLLTERYGSLSLASFDDFLRFPLMTGSDYRDHLPPYGDGLLTGPVSGGYTFSSGGTTGRPKLVYRTHEEQQYNAARLGKGLALSVFHPGDTVANLLFAGNLWASFVSYNQALEHTGCRILPISGNLAIESIVAYLRLFKPNGAITIPSVLLGLAAHVEQHRITDIRLEKVATGGEHLFAGAREYLQRVLGISIFASTGYTTNDTGAIGYQCQACQHHLHHVHEDLHYVEILHPETLAPVAVGEIGKIVVTNLQRILMPTIRYDVGDLGRWVDTPCPCGRTTRLFELLGRADDVLIIGGGNVQPETVAAAVHDIDGLSEQFQMVAELAGHLDRLVIRVERSGPHQRSNEELARSLLAQIYQTSKEVKEMVRQRLAAEPRIEILPEGGLERNPKTGKIRLSIDRR; encoded by the coding sequence ATGGAATTCTATCTGTTCGGCAGCTGCATAGAACGAAATGAACCGGTGGATGAGACCTTGATGCGCCAGGTGTTACACCAGGCCAGGGAGGTGCAAACATCTCTGCAGAGTGTCGACCATCGGGCCATCATCGACCTGCTCGACGCCCTCGCCGACCGCTGGCAGGATCCTCAGTATCCCTATCGTCGCCAGGCCCTGGAACAGCTGCCCACACGTATCCGTTTCAGCGTCCCGATGATCGAGGCCGGCATCGATACCATGATTGGCCTGCTACGCAAGGAAAACCTCTACGCCAGGCTCGACTGTGATCTCGGCGACCGCCGCTTTCTTCAAGACTGGACCATGGATTCTCATTTCAACGGCCTGATCAAGGCTCAACCGCTGGGCATCGTCGCCCACGTCTCGGCGGGCAACGTCTTTGTCGGAGGGGTGGACAGCCTGATCCAGGGCATTGTAACCAAGAACGTCAACATCATGAAGATGTCGACCGTCGATCCACTTTTTCCGGTACTGTTTGCCAGAAGCCTGCTTGACCTCGACTCGACAGGGGTGGTCGGCCGGTCGCTGGCTCTGCTCACCTGGAAAGGGGGTGACGAATCGGTGGAAGAGGTGCTCAAGCAGCACTGCGACGGCATCGTCGTCTACGGCGGCAAGCAGACGGTCCATAGCTATCGGCACCATCTCGGACTGCACACCAGGTTGATCGAATATGGGCCGAAATACAGTTTTGTCCTGGTGGACAAAACCGAACTGCACAAGCGCGGCCTTAAGAACACCGCCCACCAGATTGCCCGGGACGGAGTGATGTGGGAACAATCGGCGTGCTCGTCACCACACGTGGTCTATATCAACGACCGGCAGGCAGCCCGGGAACTGCTTGAGGCCCTGGCCGAGAGTTTCGAGGAGTGGGCGGGAATCTATCCTCCCGGCCCGTTGACCGACGATGAAGCGACCGAAATCACCAAGGTCCGCGAGCTGGCCCGGGCCGAAAAGGCTTTGGGGGTTGGAGACTACCGCTTCTCACCGCACCTGTCCTGGACCATTGTCATCAAGGAAGATGACGCCTTCGAGACCTCCTGTCTGCATCGCACCTTACTCATCAAGCCGGTGGCAAACCTGGATGTGGCCCTGGCTGCCGTTGAACAGATGGGTCATTACATTCAGACCGTGGCCTTGGTAACCGACGAAAAAACAGCGAGAACCGCCGCCACCAGGCTGGCCAACCACGGCGCCGACCGATTTGTCGAACCAGGCCGGATGGCCGTCCGCAAACACGGCACGCCCCACGATGGGACCCGCGGTTTGGCGGAGCTGGTTCGTTGGGTGTCCCTGGCCCGAGACCAGTACGAACTGCCAGTTCATGATTGCCGCTGGCGGCCCTACTCCGCCGAGGAAGACCGATTTGATTTCATCGAGCCCAGCCAACGTCAGGCCATGGTTCTCAGCCGCCTGACAACACTGGTCGAGCAGTGCCGTCGTCAGTCGCCGCTGTTGACTGAACGCTACGGCAGCCTGTCTCTGGCCAGCTTTGACGATTTTCTGCGCTTTCCGCTGATGACCGGAAGCGACTATCGTGATCATCTGCCACCCTACGGAGACGGATTGCTCACCGGCCCGGTCAGCGGCGGTTACACGTTTTCCAGCGGCGGCACCACCGGACGTCCCAAGCTGGTCTACCGCACTCATGAGGAGCAGCAGTACAACGCCGCCCGCCTCGGCAAAGGTCTGGCCCTGTCCGTCTTCCACCCGGGTGATACCGTCGCCAACCTGCTCTTTGCCGGCAACCTCTGGGCTTCTTTCGTCTCCTACAATCAGGCGTTGGAACACACCGGCTGCCGAATCCTGCCCATTTCCGGCAACCTGGCAATCGAATCGATCGTTGCGTATCTGCGGTTATTCAAACCCAACGGGGCTATCACCATCCCCTCAGTACTCCTCGGTCTGGCCGCCCACGTGGAGCAACATCGTATCACAGACATTCGCCTGGAAAAAGTGGCCACCGGCGGTGAACATTTGTTTGCCGGTGCCAGAGAGTACCTACAGCGAGTCCTGGGTATCTCCATCTTCGCCTCGACCGGTTACACCACCAACGACACCGGCGCCATCGGCTACCAATGCCAAGCCTGTCAGCACCATCTGCATCATGTCCATGAAGACCTGCACTACGTGGAGATCCTTCATCCGGAAACCTTGGCACCAGTGGCCGTCGGAGAAATCGGCAAGATCGTCGTGACCAATCTGCAGCGCATCCTGATGCCGACCATCCGCTACGACGTCGGCGACCTGGGACGATGGGTGGACACCCCCTGTCCCTGTGGCCGCACCACCCGCCTCTTCGAGTTGCTTGGCAGGGCCGATGATGTCCTGATCATCGGTGGCGGCAATGTCCAACCGGAGACCGTAGCTGCCGCGGTACATGACATCGACGGCCTGTCCGAACAATTCCAGATGGTAGCGGAACTGGCAGGGCACTTGGACCGCCTGGTGATTCGGGTGGAGCGCAGTGGGCCGCACCAGCGATCAAACGAAGAGCTGGCCCGGTCGCTCTTGGCCCAGATTTACCAGACGTCCAAAGAGGTCAAGGAGATGGTAAGACAACGTCTAGCCGCGGAACCCAGGATCGAGATCCTGCCCGAGGGCGGCCTGGAACGAAATCCGAAAACGGGCAAGATCAGGCTTTCCATCGATCGACGCTAA
- a CDS encoding hybrid sensor histidine kinase/response regulator, with the protein MNIRFKLIIYTLLLVFLTALATMSGAIYLSYRETKQENRERLIGASINFQRRVGSSITSFLQHYQYFSQQADVALMIATEKNLLENGLSVSDSNLIGELYHFADTSRTHSFGMYYATDGDSDFLRYVYSAESGGVIRVEADRRNILLQPNRQGYYDEQDLELAETFPPRFAGGERISLSAGDDGTTYLHFQLDYQTPVYLPRVEAGRHIGSFIVKNSLHQLAAAFREEIKLGFAVFDENGGLVGGDIDFRDLDRVILEGGEDGVGSMLDRAGRDYHVAVSPLVYGDHHVGYVTVGIPTSETTGKLIRTVTLLGLIAAVILLLFVAFSSVLIGYTLRPIRELINATRLISEGQWDHEVTVRTNDEVGALAAAFNQMLKDLRSKTTSLDRLKQAEEALKEESSRRRIMIEQSRDGIVILDQHGKVFEASQSYADMLGYRMEEVLDLYVWDWEAIVGRDQLLEMIGSVGSEGDRFETRHRRKDGSLYDVEIVTNSVTVKGQKMVFCVCRDISERKQAEENLRRAKEEAEEANRAKSQFLAIMSHEIRTPMNGVLGMADLLLDTELDDIQRHYAKTVRLSAESLLNIINDILDFSKIEAGMIELETIEFNLRSLLDNVLGTVAIRAAEKGLDLIVSAAPELPSAYVGDSGRLRQILLNLVSNAIKFTSSGEVRVEVDLQERHEQVLALRFVVSDTGIGISADKQKTIFESFTQADVSTTRTYGGTGLGLAITRQLVVLMGGDISVQSQPNRGATFLCTIPFLTVSQTEPDVPWLATLRREMILIVDGSVAVARALARQLQFWQAQTTEVEDGPAALQLLRASVAGKEPFTTVIGDVNLVGEGMVPLFETIRAEPELASLKVIALVSLNRLDDIRRCTALGCVAHLIKPIRHGDLLDTLAVLLTGRKYRHPGRDEKDHLESVDHQYRRKRILLAEDNQVNRQVMLGILSKLGVTQIDTVSNGTEAVAAVLRKAYDLIFMDVQMPEMDGMEATRRIRLIEAECGRSRSVVVALTAYALKEDQQACVDAGMDDYLAKPINTDGVLLLLNRWLLPHNTAADQTVASHPAADVGPSVPGAAPPEATVVLFEHGGLLGRLLGDEAMLRDILRLFLQEMPLYLAHLAAAIRSRDIPTIHAQAHKLKGASANVGAQSLQQLLGELEAMCRTSTVPPALLDQFLFNITATYGRTEVEIRSFIGR; encoded by the coding sequence ATGAATATCAGGTTCAAGCTCATCATCTACACCCTTCTTCTGGTTTTCTTGACAGCGCTGGCGACCATGTCCGGTGCGATTTATCTCAGTTATCGTGAGACGAAACAGGAAAACCGGGAACGGTTGATTGGCGCCTCGATCAACTTTCAGCGCCGTGTCGGCAGTTCCATCACCTCATTCCTGCAGCACTACCAGTACTTTTCCCAACAGGCGGATGTCGCTCTGATGATAGCGACGGAGAAGAATCTGCTGGAAAACGGTTTGTCGGTCAGTGACAGCAACCTGATAGGTGAACTCTATCACTTTGCCGATACAAGCCGGACGCACTCGTTTGGTATGTATTACGCCACTGACGGAGATTCAGACTTCCTTCGTTATGTCTATAGCGCCGAAAGCGGGGGGGTGATTCGGGTGGAGGCCGACCGGAGAAATATCCTGCTCCAGCCGAATCGCCAGGGCTATTACGATGAGCAGGATCTCGAGCTGGCCGAGACGTTCCCTCCCCGGTTTGCGGGAGGCGAACGGATTTCACTGTCTGCGGGAGATGACGGTACCACCTATCTCCACTTCCAACTCGACTACCAGACTCCGGTTTACCTGCCCAGGGTTGAGGCGGGCCGACATATCGGCAGCTTCATTGTCAAAAACAGTCTGCACCAGCTTGCAGCCGCCTTCCGTGAAGAGATCAAGCTTGGCTTTGCCGTTTTCGATGAAAATGGTGGTTTGGTTGGCGGTGATATCGATTTTCGCGATCTTGATCGGGTGATCCTCGAGGGAGGGGAGGACGGTGTTGGCAGCATGCTGGATCGAGCCGGCCGTGATTATCATGTTGCCGTTTCTCCGCTAGTTTACGGTGATCATCATGTGGGTTACGTGACCGTCGGCATCCCCACGAGCGAAACCACCGGCAAGTTGATCAGAACCGTTACCCTGCTGGGCCTCATTGCCGCTGTGATCCTCCTGCTGTTCGTGGCTTTTTCATCGGTTCTGATAGGATACACGCTCAGACCGATCCGGGAGTTGATCAACGCCACCAGATTGATCTCGGAGGGACAGTGGGATCATGAAGTCACCGTTCGGACGAACGACGAAGTCGGTGCCCTAGCTGCCGCTTTCAATCAGATGCTCAAGGATTTGCGGAGCAAAACCACCTCACTGGATCGTCTCAAGCAAGCCGAGGAGGCCCTCAAAGAAGAATCGTCACGGCGCCGTATTATGATCGAACAATCGCGGGACGGTATTGTCATTCTCGATCAACATGGCAAGGTGTTCGAAGCAAGCCAGAGCTATGCGGACATGCTTGGATATCGTATGGAGGAAGTCCTTGATCTGTACGTGTGGGACTGGGAGGCAATCGTCGGTCGCGATCAGTTGCTGGAGATGATCGGGAGCGTCGGCAGCGAAGGGGACCGGTTTGAAACGCGTCATCGCCGCAAGGACGGTAGTTTGTACGATGTGGAGATTGTGACCAACAGTGTGACCGTCAAGGGACAAAAGATGGTTTTTTGCGTCTGCCGTGATATTTCCGAGCGAAAGCAGGCTGAAGAGAACTTGCGGCGAGCCAAGGAGGAGGCTGAGGAGGCCAATAGGGCCAAGAGTCAATTCCTGGCCATCATGAGCCATGAAATCCGTACCCCGATGAATGGTGTCCTGGGGATGGCCGATCTGCTTCTGGACACCGAGCTTGACGATATCCAGCGTCATTATGCAAAAACGGTACGCCTGAGCGCCGAATCCTTGCTGAACATCATCAACGACATTCTCGATTTCTCAAAAATCGAGGCGGGAATGATCGAGCTTGAGACGATCGAGTTTAATCTCCGCTCACTGCTCGACAACGTACTCGGAACGGTTGCGATCAGGGCTGCGGAAAAGGGGCTGGACCTCATCGTTTCCGCGGCCCCCGAACTGCCAAGCGCCTATGTCGGTGACTCAGGTCGTTTGCGTCAGATCTTGTTGAACCTGGTGAGCAACGCCATCAAATTCACTTCCAGCGGCGAGGTTCGCGTCGAGGTCGATCTGCAGGAGCGGCATGAACAGGTGCTGGCACTGCGTTTTGTGGTGAGTGACACTGGTATCGGCATCTCTGCCGACAAACAGAAAACCATCTTTGAAAGTTTTACCCAGGCCGATGTCTCCACGACGCGTACCTATGGCGGCACTGGACTCGGCTTGGCCATTACGCGCCAACTGGTAGTTCTGATGGGCGGTGACATCTCGGTGCAGAGTCAGCCGAACCGGGGGGCAACGTTTTTATGCACCATACCGTTTCTAACCGTTAGCCAGACCGAGCCGGACGTGCCTTGGTTGGCGACCCTGCGTCGGGAAATGATTCTCATCGTCGACGGCAGCGTGGCGGTGGCCCGGGCCTTGGCTCGGCAACTCCAATTCTGGCAGGCGCAGACCACAGAAGTTGAAGATGGTCCGGCGGCACTGCAACTCCTGCGCGCAAGTGTTGCCGGCAAAGAACCGTTTACTACGGTTATCGGTGACGTGAATCTGGTCGGTGAGGGTATGGTACCACTGTTTGAGACGATCAGGGCCGAGCCGGAGCTAGCATCTCTCAAGGTGATTGCATTGGTGTCCCTCAACCGGCTTGACGATATCCGGCGGTGTACGGCACTCGGGTGCGTCGCCCACCTGATCAAGCCCATTCGCCACGGCGATCTGCTCGATACCCTGGCGGTTCTGTTGACCGGGCGGAAATACCGACACCCAGGTAGAGATGAAAAGGACCATCTCGAATCCGTCGACCATCAGTATCGGCGTAAGCGAATCCTCCTTGCTGAGGACAACCAAGTCAATCGCCAGGTTATGCTCGGTATCCTGAGCAAACTGGGGGTCACCCAGATCGACACGGTGAGTAACGGCACGGAGGCGGTCGCAGCTGTGCTACGCAAGGCCTACGATCTGATCTTCATGGATGTGCAGATGCCGGAGATGGATGGTATGGAGGCTACCCGGCGGATCAGGCTGATCGAGGCTGAGTGCGGGCGGTCCCGGTCAGTCGTGGTCGCCTTGACCGCTTATGCTTTGAAGGAGGATCAGCAGGCTTGTGTCGATGCCGGTATGGATGACTACCTGGCCAAGCCGATCAATACTGACGGAGTCCTTTTGCTGCTCAATCGCTGGCTGTTGCCGCATAACACGGCGGCCGACCAGACGGTCGCCAGCCATCCTGCAGCGGATGTCGGTCCATCGGTACCCGGCGCCGCACCTCCGGAAGCTACCGTCGTGCTTTTCGAGCATGGCGGGCTGCTCGGCCGGCTGCTGGGGGATGAGGCGATGCTCAGGGATATCCTGCGACTGTTCCTGCAGGAAATGCCGTTGTACCTTGCTCATTTGGCGGCGGCAATCAGGTCGCGCGACATTCCGACGATCCACGCTCAGGCGCATAAGTTGAAGGGGGCATCGGCGAATGTGGGAGCCCAGTCCCTCCAACAACTGCTCGGTGAGCTTGAGGCGATGTGTCGCACGAGCACTGTCCCGCCGGCGCTGCTTGACCAGTTCCTGTTCAATATAACGGCAACGTATGGTCGGACGGAGGTGGAGATTCGTAGCTTCATCGGCCGATAG